The following coding sequences lie in one Planctomycetota bacterium genomic window:
- a CDS encoding pitrilysin family protein, producing the protein MPQAASKHFEHTLDNGLTILAEPISTSRSFACGLFVRTGTRDEPRRLNGVSHFLEHMMFKGSDSRDAAEMNQIFDDLGANYNAFTTQEMTGYHAAVLPEFTKDVMEHLGHLFRPALRNDDFDTEKQVILEEIAMYADDPGHRVFEEVMARHYEGHPLEMSILGPAETIGGMARDDMKGYLDQHYGPRNTVLSVAGQFDFDEIVRLAQEHYGHWQPVGFERELSPAESQGGVTHLVDPKLTRRYVMGLSNGPSAQHDDRYAARVLADLIGDGDGSRLYWALVDPAICEEAELSPYPHDRVGSFALSLTCDPDKSEQATDIALGVLRGVKDDLGDDEIERAKNKIAGGAVLHGESTNSRMRAIGSGWVYDGKYRPLQDEVDAILAVTLDDVLAVFQKYPFDPMTLVTLGP; encoded by the coding sequence ATGCCACAAGCGGCTTCAAAGCACTTCGAGCACACGCTCGACAACGGCCTGACCATTCTGGCCGAGCCGATTTCAACGAGTCGTTCGTTCGCCTGCGGGCTGTTCGTCCGTACCGGCACGCGCGACGAGCCGCGACGGCTCAACGGCGTGAGCCACTTCCTCGAGCACATGATGTTCAAGGGCTCGGACTCACGCGACGCGGCGGAGATGAACCAGATTTTCGACGACCTCGGCGCCAACTACAACGCGTTCACGACGCAGGAGATGACCGGCTACCACGCGGCCGTCCTGCCGGAGTTCACGAAGGACGTCATGGAGCACTTGGGGCACCTGTTTCGCCCGGCGTTACGCAACGACGACTTCGATACCGAGAAACAGGTCATCCTCGAAGAGATCGCCATGTACGCCGACGACCCAGGCCACCGGGTGTTCGAAGAGGTCATGGCCCGGCATTACGAAGGACATCCGTTGGAGATGAGCATCCTCGGCCCGGCCGAGACGATCGGCGGCATGGCGCGGGACGACATGAAGGGTTACCTCGACCAGCACTACGGCCCGCGGAACACGGTGCTGAGCGTCGCCGGACAGTTTGACTTCGACGAGATCGTGCGGCTCGCTCAGGAGCACTACGGCCACTGGCAGCCGGTCGGTTTCGAGCGCGAACTCTCGCCGGCCGAGTCGCAAGGCGGCGTGACGCACCTGGTCGATCCGAAGCTGACGCGGCGTTACGTCATGGGGTTGTCGAACGGCCCGTCCGCCCAGCACGATGATCGCTATGCCGCTCGCGTCCTGGCAGACCTGATTGGCGACGGTGACGGCAGCCGGTTGTACTGGGCACTGGTCGATCCGGCGATCTGCGAGGAGGCAGAACTCTCGCCGTATCCGCACGATCGCGTCGGCAGCTTCGCACTCTCGCTCACCTGCGATCCCGATAAGAGCGAACAGGCGACCGACATCGCACTTGGCGTCTTGCGAGGCGTCAAAGACGACCTCGGCGACGATGAAATCGAGCGGGCCAAGAACAAGATCGCCGGCGGGGCGGTATTGCACGGCGAGAGCACCAACAGCCGCATGCGGGCCATCGGCAGCGGCTGGGTCTACGACGGCAAGTACCGTCCGCTGCAGGACGAAGTCGACGCCATCCTCGCCGTCACACTCGACGATGTCCTGGCTGTCTTCCAGAAGTACCCATTCGACCCGATGACGCTCGTCACGCTCGGACCGTGA
- a CDS encoding trypsin-like peptidase domain-containing protein produces the protein MTEAEDLQPPPPPGTNDRLIAIRTIVIGIVLMWVILVAGWAVRRGIESRAGEQRREEVREARLRLASVNELQGVFNEVNAVMEPAVVKIDVIRPPNSVVGSDTPASNSGSGVIVAVIEDEGERLPIGHIITNEHVVRGHSDIAVTLSDGRRLDARVIGEDQQSDLAVVEVRAIGLVPADWGDSDLLQKGDWVLAFGSPFGFVGSMTAGVVSALNRTQGELILSPLGEPTFQDFIQVDAAINPGNSGGPLVDVAGRVVGINTAIFSRSGSFSGVGFAIPSNQAKRFYEDIRDRGRVVRGWLGIRGAALSEYDNAYRRLGLEDDRGVLVGRVFRGTPAAEADLRRGDVITEIDGRRVDDFSELILIVGFAEPGEAIDLTVVRDAAEEQVSVVIEERPRGSLDFNLEPMGGDLYGLRFEDRVNGPPMVVAVEPGSPANRAGIRAGDQIFAIGGRPVGSARQAMTALDGVPPQVGVIVRVASGNRVFAVFLGGVVRDEEPGDLLLPGR, from the coding sequence GTGACCGAGGCCGAAGATCTCCAGCCACCGCCGCCGCCCGGTACCAATGACCGGTTGATCGCGATCCGCACGATCGTGATCGGGATCGTGCTGATGTGGGTGATCCTCGTCGCGGGGTGGGCGGTGCGACGGGGCATTGAATCCCGAGCGGGTGAGCAACGTCGCGAAGAGGTCCGCGAAGCCCGCCTGCGGCTGGCGAGCGTCAACGAGCTGCAGGGCGTCTTCAACGAAGTCAACGCCGTCATGGAGCCGGCGGTCGTGAAGATCGATGTCATCCGTCCGCCCAACAGCGTCGTCGGCAGCGACACGCCTGCCTCCAACAGCGGCAGCGGCGTGATCGTCGCCGTCATCGAGGACGAAGGCGAGCGACTCCCGATCGGCCACATCATCACCAACGAACACGTCGTCCGCGGGCACAGTGACATCGCGGTGACGCTCAGTGACGGCAGACGTCTCGACGCGCGGGTCATCGGCGAAGACCAGCAGAGTGACCTCGCCGTGGTCGAAGTGCGCGCCATCGGACTCGTTCCGGCCGACTGGGGCGACAGCGACCTGTTGCAGAAGGGCGACTGGGTGCTGGCCTTCGGCAGCCCCTTCGGCTTCGTCGGCAGCATGACCGCGGGCGTCGTCAGTGCGCTCAACCGGACGCAGGGCGAGCTGATCTTGTCACCACTGGGCGAGCCGACGTTCCAGGACTTCATTCAGGTCGACGCAGCGATCAATCCCGGCAACTCCGGCGGCCCGCTGGTGGACGTGGCCGGGCGCGTCGTCGGCATCAACACCGCGATTTTCTCACGCAGCGGCAGCTTCAGCGGCGTGGGTTTTGCGATTCCGAGCAATCAGGCCAAGCGGTTTTACGAAGACATTCGCGACCGTGGCCGGGTCGTCCGAGGGTGGCTCGGGATTCGTGGGGCAGCGCTTTCGGAGTACGACAACGCCTATCGACGGCTCGGCCTCGAAGACGATCGCGGCGTCCTTGTCGGCCGAGTCTTTCGTGGGACGCCGGCGGCGGAAGCGGACCTCCGTCGCGGCGATGTGATCACCGAGATCGACGGACGACGCGTGGACGACTTTTCAGAGCTGATCCTCATTGTCGGTTTTGCTGAGCCGGGTGAAGCGATCGATCTGACGGTGGTGAGGGACGCTGCCGAGGAGCAAGTGAGCGTCGTCATTGAGGAGCGTCCGAGGGGTTCGCTCGACTTCAACCTCGAGCCGATGGGTGGCGACCTGTACGGCCTGCGGTTCGAAGATCGCGTCAACGGCCCGCCGATGGTGGTGGCGGTCGAGCCCGGGTCGCCCGCGAACCGCGCGGGCATTCGCGCCGGCGATCAGATCTTCGCGATCGGTGGCCGACCGGTCGGATCGGCGCGTCAGGCGATGACGGCGCTCGACGGTGTTCCGCCGCAGGTAGGAGTGATCGTCCGCGTCGCGAGCGGCAATCGGGTCTTTGCCGTCTTTCTCGGCGGCGTGGTTCGCGACGAGGAACCGGGGGACCTGCTCCTGCCGGGGCGATAG
- a CDS encoding response regulator, with the protein MTIAANDAGADPSADLAENRLRMLVVDDDEMFRTRLVRAMSNRGLETASAADADGAEKAAREFKPDWASVDLRMPGRGGLELVKSLHAIDGDMQIVVLTGYGTIATAVEAVKLGAADYLTKPVDADQILASFEAAEAKAADRPLPNLPRIKAAEAQMPSLARVEWDYIHRVLSDCNGNISQAARKLGIHRRSLQRKLHKLPPLE; encoded by the coding sequence ATGACCATCGCGGCCAACGACGCCGGAGCCGATCCGTCCGCCGATCTTGCTGAGAATCGCCTGCGCATGCTCGTCGTCGACGACGACGAGATGTTCCGCACGCGACTCGTCCGAGCCATGTCCAACCGCGGCCTCGAAACCGCGTCCGCGGCAGACGCCGACGGTGCGGAGAAGGCGGCTCGCGAGTTCAAGCCCGACTGGGCCTCGGTCGACCTTCGCATGCCGGGACGCGGCGGCCTGGAGCTCGTCAAGTCGCTCCACGCCATCGACGGCGACATGCAGATCGTCGTTCTGACCGGCTACGGCACGATCGCGACGGCCGTCGAAGCGGTGAAGCTCGGTGCCGCGGACTACCTGACCAAGCCGGTCGATGCGGATCAGATCCTCGCGTCGTTCGAGGCCGCCGAGGCCAAGGCGGCCGATCGTCCGTTGCCGAATCTTCCCCGCATCAAGGCGGCCGAAGCGCAGATGCCGAGTCTGGCGCGGGTCGAGTGGGACTACATCCATCGCGTGCTCAGCGACTGCAACGGCAACATCAGCCAGGCCGCACGGAAGCTGGGCATCCACAGGCGCAGCCTGCAGCGCAAGCTCCACAAGCTGCCGCCGTTGGAGTGA
- a CDS encoding ATP-binding protein, producing the protein MTPIQPYPATLEPQSFTEPAIVLHWLVRLRWLAALGQLLAIGLAIWLLGLGYGWTPLAVVVAVTLVSNVLLAAALPRLPDPPRSLAAGVVLADVLLLTTLLFFTGGAANPFTLLYVLHVALAASVLGSRWTWIVVGLVGVCFGFVALVHRPLEPTSTDVLEGDILLYGQAMALLLVVLLVGYFVSRVVASLRQREAELARVREEAQVGERLAAITTLAAGAAHELGTPLATIAVTSREMELAAEKLGDDALAEDATLVRQQVERCRQILEHLRGDVAGRGTDEPGESDVQACAEAVRDRLRPGRREKVIIDFRSPVHAAVAPRALEQALELLVNNAFQAGEAAGIDGPVEIDAIQDPFAARVSVIDIGPGMAPEVAARAAEPFFTTKDPGGGMGLGLFLVRLIAEKAGGSFKLNSEVGKGTIATLALPPIPDPNEPK; encoded by the coding sequence GAGCCGGCGATCGTGCTGCATTGGCTCGTGCGACTCCGCTGGCTCGCGGCACTCGGGCAGCTGCTGGCCATCGGTCTGGCGATCTGGCTGCTGGGCCTTGGCTATGGCTGGACACCGCTGGCGGTGGTCGTCGCGGTGACGCTCGTGTCGAACGTGTTGCTGGCGGCGGCGTTACCGCGGTTGCCCGACCCGCCGAGGTCTCTAGCGGCGGGCGTGGTGCTGGCCGACGTGCTGCTGCTGACGACGCTTCTGTTTTTCACGGGCGGCGCAGCGAATCCGTTCACGCTGCTCTACGTGCTGCACGTTGCGCTGGCGGCGAGCGTGCTCGGGTCACGCTGGACGTGGATCGTCGTCGGCCTCGTTGGCGTCTGCTTCGGGTTCGTTGCGCTCGTGCATCGTCCACTCGAGCCCACGTCGACCGACGTGTTGGAAGGAGACATCCTGCTCTACGGGCAGGCGATGGCACTCCTGCTGGTCGTGCTGCTCGTGGGTTACTTCGTCAGCCGAGTCGTCGCGTCACTTCGACAACGCGAGGCGGAGCTTGCGCGGGTTCGCGAGGAAGCCCAGGTCGGCGAACGGCTCGCGGCGATCACGACACTCGCCGCCGGCGCTGCGCACGAGCTAGGCACACCGCTGGCGACAATTGCGGTCACCAGTCGCGAGATGGAGCTGGCCGCCGAGAAGCTCGGCGACGACGCGCTCGCGGAGGACGCCACGCTTGTTCGCCAGCAGGTCGAGCGTTGCCGGCAGATCCTCGAACACCTCCGTGGTGACGTCGCCGGCCGAGGCACCGACGAGCCCGGCGAGTCCGATGTCCAGGCCTGTGCTGAGGCGGTCCGCGATCGTCTTCGCCCGGGCCGACGTGAGAAGGTGATCATCGACTTCCGATCGCCCGTCCACGCGGCCGTTGCACCAAGGGCGTTGGAGCAGGCGTTGGAGCTTCTCGTGAACAATGCCTTTCAAGCGGGCGAGGCCGCGGGCATCGATGGGCCGGTCGAGATCGATGCCATTCAGGACCCATTCGCCGCACGCGTGAGCGTGATCGACATCGGCCCCGGCATGGCACCCGAGGTCGCTGCCCGCGCGGCCGAACCCTTCTTCACCACCAAAGACCCCGGCGGCGGGATGGGGCTGGGGCTCTTCCTCGTCCGGCTGATCGCCGAAAAGGCCGGTGGAAGCTTCAAGCTCAACTCCGAGGTCGGCAAAGGCACCATCGCCACGCTCGCGCTGCCACCGATCCCGGATCCCAACGAGCCAAAGTGA
- the panB gene encoding 3-methyl-2-oxobutanoate hydroxymethyltransferase: MPAERDDASPEPVLQPVRLRDVQQARDDGRRMAMLTCYDFTTAVHLQQCGVELLLVGDSAANVVLGHERTTAIDLDTLITLGKAVRRGATASYVMVDMPFGSYHADAASAVANVCRMVRETGCDSVKLEVTRSLLPLVTQLADAGVAVCCHLGLRPQSVQRSGYRVQAADAGAAEQLAKDAEDFEYAGAATLLLEAVPPEASKLVIERTTIPVIGCGAGSSPMAHVVVLTDLLGLSNRRPKFVPDMGQPSLRQAASAWVTMVRDGSYPAGEHLYLSKE, encoded by the coding sequence GTGCCTGCGGAGCGTGACGATGCCAGTCCGGAGCCCGTGCTGCAGCCCGTCCGGCTGCGCGATGTTCAGCAGGCAAGGGACGACGGGCGTCGCATGGCGATGCTCACCTGCTACGACTTCACGACGGCTGTCCATCTGCAGCAGTGCGGCGTTGAACTGCTGCTCGTCGGCGACTCGGCGGCGAACGTCGTCCTGGGGCACGAGCGGACGACCGCGATCGACCTCGACACACTCATCACGCTCGGAAAGGCCGTCCGACGCGGGGCGACGGCGAGCTACGTCATGGTCGACATGCCGTTTGGCAGCTACCACGCCGATGCAGCATCGGCCGTCGCGAACGTCTGCCGGATGGTTCGCGAGACGGGTTGCGACTCGGTCAAGCTGGAAGTCACGCGGAGCTTGCTGCCGCTCGTGACGCAGTTGGCCGACGCGGGTGTGGCGGTGTGCTGTCACCTGGGGCTTCGGCCGCAGAGCGTGCAGCGGTCGGGCTACCGCGTGCAGGCTGCCGACGCGGGAGCGGCGGAGCAGCTGGCGAAGGATGCGGAGGACTTCGAGTACGCTGGCGCCGCGACGCTCCTGCTGGAGGCCGTGCCGCCCGAGGCGTCGAAACTGGTCATCGAGCGGACGACGATTCCTGTCATTGGCTGCGGAGCCGGTTCCTCGCCGATGGCGCATGTGGTGGTTTTGACGGATTTGCTGGGGCTTTCGAATCGTCGACCGAAGTTCGTGCCGGACATGGGCCAGCCGTCGTTGCGACAGGCGGCGTCGGCATGGGTGACCATGGTGCGCGACGGCAGCTACCCCGCCGGTGAGCACTTGTATTTGTCCAAGGAGTGA